In the Passer domesticus isolate bPasDom1 chromosome 4, bPasDom1.hap1, whole genome shotgun sequence genome, one interval contains:
- the PRKG2 gene encoding cGMP-dependent protein kinase 2 isoform X3, translating to MAFAMKCIKKKHIVDTKQQEHIYSEKKILEQICSPFVVKLYRTFKDNKYVYMLLEACLGGELWSLLRDRGSFDEFTTKFCVGCVTEAFDYLHQIGIIYRDLKPENLILDAEGYIKLVDFGFAKKIGSGQKTWTFCGTPEYVAPEVILSKGHDFSVDFWSLGILVYELLTGSPPFSGADQMMTYNLILKGIEKLDFPKVITRRPEDLIRRLCRQNPTERLGNLRNGINDIKKHRWLSGFNWDSLKVRKLTSPLKRELSGPTDYSYFDSYPPEVGSPPDELSGWDKDF from the exons ATGGCTTTTGCTATGAAATGCATAAAGAAGAAACACATAGTGGACACCAAACAGCAAGAGCACATTTATTCTGAGAAGAAAATCCTCGAGCAGATATGTTCTCCATTTGTTGTAAA GCTGTATCGCACATTCAAGGATAACAAATATGTGTACATGCTCCTGGAGGCTTGCCTTGGAGGGGAATTGTGGAGCTTGCTGAGAGACAG agGCAGCTTTGATGAATTCACCACCAAGTTTTGTGTTGGGTGTGTGACAGAGGCTTTTGACTATCTGCATCAAATAGGAATTATCTACAGAGACCTGAAGccagaaaatttaattttggatGCTGAAGGATATATAAAATTG GTCGATTTTGGATTTGCAAAGAAGATTGGATCAGGGCAGAAAACCTGGACGTTTTGTGGAACCCCTGAGTATGTTGCCCCTGAAGTCATTCTGAGTAAAGGCCATGACTTCAGTGTGGATTTTTGGTCCCTTGGGATTCTTGTGTATGAACTCCTCACTGGCAG CCCACCATTCTCTGGGGCTGATCAAATGATGACATACAATTTGATTCTCAAAGGCATTGAAAAGCTGGATTTTCCTAAGGTAATAACAAGGCGACCTGAGGATTTGATCCGCAGACTCTGCAG gcaaAACCCTACAGAGAGATTAGGCAATTTGAGGAATGGAATAAATGACATCAAGAAGCACAG GTGGTTGAGTGGTTTTAACTGGGATAGTCTGAAAGTGAGGAAATTAACATCGCCTTTAAAAAGAGAG TTGTCTGGACCGACTGATTACAGCTACTTTGACAGCTATCCACCTGAAGTGGGAAGCCCTCCAGATGAACTTTCAGGCTGGGACAAGGATttctga